GTCAAGCCTCGGATCGGCGAGCAGTTTCAGCGCGAGGGCGAGCCGGCCGTCGTAGCCGCGGTGCGCGCGGGCCGGGGAGACCGTGCCGACCTGGCTGCTGCGGACCGTCAGCCGCCGGGAGTGGAAGGCCTCGCCGAGCGGCAGGCTGACGCGGCGGTCGCCGTACCAGCTCAGCTCGACGCCCGTGCCCTCGGCGCGGAGGAGTTCCAGGGAGCGGGCGAGGCCCTGTTCGGTGGCGCTGGCGTGGACGACGAGGTCGCAGTCGCCGAGGGCGTCCGCGGGGGACGCGAAGCCCACGCCGAGGGCCTCGGCGGTCGCGGCGCGGGCCGGGTCGGAGTCGACCAGCTGGACGCGGACGCCGGGGAAGCGGGCGAGCAGGGCGGCGACCGAGCTGCCGACCATGCCACCGCCGACCACCGCGATCCGGTCGCCGATCAGGGGGGCCGCGTCCCAGAGGGCGTTCACGGCGGTCTCGACCGTGCCGGCGAGGACGGCCCGGGCGGGGGGCACGTCGTCCGGTACGACCGTCACCGCGCTCGCGGGGACTACGTACCGCGTCTGATGCGGGTACAGACAGAAGACGGTCCTGCCCTTCAGCGCGGACGGCCCCTCCTCCACCACTCCGACGCTGAGGTAGCCGTACTTCACCGGTCCCGGGAAGTCGCCCTCCTGGAACGGTGCCCGCATGGCCGCGTGCTGGCTCTCGGGCACCTGGCCACGGAACACGAGTGTCTCCGTGCCCCTGCTGACTCCCGAGTACAGCGAGCGGACCAGCACCTCGTCCTCGCCGGGGGCCGGAAGGGTGAGTTCCCGGATCTCGCCCTCCCCCGGGGAGCGGAGCCAGAACGCACGTGCGGCGGCCTTCATCGAGAACCTCCTGAACGATCGGCAACTCGGGCACGTACCTCGTTCACGTAACCGAGGTGTGCACAGGCCGCGCACAGTACGCGGCCTTGATCGACTCTGTCATCTGGCCGGAGGAATCTGCGGTGGCCCTGAACAACACTTACGAAGCAAGGCTGGTCCAGCAGGAGACCGCTGTCGGAGCGGGCGTTCAGATCCTGTTGCTTGCCCTGCTCGGCACGGCGATCGGCATGGGGCCGGCGGGCTGGCTGACCGGCCTCGCCTTCGCCGTGGCCACCTGGGCCGTGCTCTCCAGGGCGCTGCACCGGACCCGGCCGCGGTCCTTCGGTCCGGCCAACCGGGTGACGCTCGGCCGGGCCACCCTGGTCGGCGGAGTGACGGCGCTGGTCGCCGACTCCTTCCAGGACTCCCCGCCGGTCACGCTCTTCGTCGGCCTGACGGCGGTGGCCCTGATCCTCGACGGCGTCGACGGCAAGGTCGCCCGCGCGACCGGCACCTCGACACCGCTGGGCGCGCGGTTCGACATGGAGGTCGACGCGTTCCTGATCCTGGTGCTCAGCGTGTACGTGTCGATGTCGCAGGGCCCGTGGGTGCTGCTGATCGGTGCCATGCGCTACGGCTTCGTCGCCGCCGCCCGCGTCTGGAACTGGCTGAACGCCCCGCTGCCGCCGAGCATGGCCCGCAAGACGGTGGCCGCGCTCCAGGGGATCCTGCTGCTGGTGGCCGCGTCCGGCTACCTGCCGTTCACGGCGACCTTCGGGGTCGTGGCGCT
Above is a window of Streptomyces griseorubiginosus DNA encoding:
- a CDS encoding zinc-binding alcohol dehydrogenase translates to MKAAARAFWLRSPGEGEIRELTLPAPGEDEVLVRSLYSGVSRGTETLVFRGQVPESQHAAMRAPFQEGDFPGPVKYGYLSVGVVEEGPSALKGRTVFCLYPHQTRYVVPASAVTVVPDDVPPARAVLAGTVETAVNALWDAAPLIGDRIAVVGGGMVGSSVAALLARFPGVRVQLVDSDPARAATAEALGVGFASPADALGDCDLVVHASATEQGLARSLELLRAEGTGVELSWYGDRRVSLPLGEAFHSRRLTVRSSQVGTVSPARAHRGYDGRLALALKLLADPRLDSLITGESAFEELPEVMPALASGEIAALCHLVRYGKSA
- a CDS encoding CDP-alcohol phosphatidyltransferase family protein is translated as MALNNTYEARLVQQETAVGAGVQILLLALLGTAIGMGPAGWLTGLAFAVATWAVLSRALHRTRPRSFGPANRVTLGRATLVGGVTALVADSFQDSPPVTLFVGLTAVALILDGVDGKVARATGTSTPLGARFDMEVDAFLILVLSVYVSMSQGPWVLLIGAMRYGFVAAARVWNWLNAPLPPSMARKTVAALQGILLLVAASGYLPFTATFGVVALALGTLVWSFGRDILWLWRTHRADQAAVEELLELELVPARQAVAS